From one Halothece sp. PCC 7418 genomic stretch:
- the mraY gene encoding phospho-N-acetylmuramoyl-pentapeptide-transferase — MTIIAVAVTLDYQVNLQSGITLPLLVSLLGSAVGGTVVIPVLKRLKAGQFIREDGPQSHLKKAGTPTMGGAFFIPIALLIAVFWSGFDPQVIAVSLITLSYALIGLVDDWQILVKKSNKGISPRAKLGLQILSAIAFCVWLGVSSPATLTNVPLPFNIILPLGFLFWPLAVFVFAAESNATNLTDGVDGLAGGTCAIAFLGLSSILLVSNPPLALFCACLSGACVGFVVHNRNPAKVFMGDTGSLALGAGLAAVGISSQQLFPLFIISGIFFAESLSVIVQVGYYKATKDENGVGKRLFKMSPLHHHLELSGWSEIQIVGAFYAIALLLALLTFFLH; from the coding sequence ATGACGATTATTGCAGTTGCAGTGACTTTAGATTATCAGGTTAACTTGCAATCGGGAATTACACTTCCGTTACTCGTCTCACTTTTAGGAAGTGCAGTTGGGGGAACAGTGGTTATTCCTGTCTTAAAACGCTTAAAGGCGGGGCAATTTATTCGCGAGGATGGCCCCCAAAGTCATCTTAAAAAAGCGGGAACACCGACCATGGGCGGTGCATTTTTTATTCCGATCGCGCTGTTGATTGCGGTATTCTGGTCAGGGTTTGATCCGCAAGTGATCGCAGTTTCTCTCATCACCCTCAGTTACGCCCTGATTGGCTTGGTAGATGATTGGCAGATTCTAGTTAAAAAATCAAATAAAGGGATTTCCCCACGGGCCAAACTCGGGTTACAGATTCTCAGCGCGATCGCGTTTTGTGTGTGGCTAGGGGTTTCCTCTCCCGCTACCCTTACTAATGTTCCCCTTCCCTTCAATATTATTTTGCCTCTAGGCTTTCTCTTTTGGCCCCTGGCGGTGTTTGTGTTTGCAGCCGAAAGTAATGCTACAAATTTAACCGATGGGGTGGATGGTTTAGCTGGGGGGACCTGCGCGATCGCGTTTTTAGGCTTAAGCAGCATTTTACTCGTTTCTAATCCGCCACTGGCTTTGTTTTGTGCTTGTCTGAGTGGGGCTTGTGTCGGCTTTGTCGTTCACAATCGCAATCCTGCTAAAGTATTTATGGGCGACACAGGATCTCTTGCTTTAGGTGCAGGTTTAGCAGCCGTGGGAATCAGCAGCCAGCAACTTTTTCCCTTATTTATCATCAGTGGAATTTTCTTTGCCGAATCCTTATCTGTTATTGTGCAAGTGGGATATTACAAAGCAACAAAAGATGAAAACGGAGTCGGGAAACGCTTATTCAAAATGTCACCATTACACCATCATTTAGAATTAAGTGGTTGGTCAGAAATTCAAATTGTTGGGGCTTTTTACGCGATCGCGCTTCTTTTAGCCCTCTTAACTTTTTTCCTTCATTAG